The following proteins are co-located in the Plasmodium brasilianum strain Bolivian I chromosome 11, whole genome shotgun sequence genome:
- a CDS encoding hypothetical protein (conserved Plasmodium protein) — translation MKKKLKREKIKGNVNSIVNNNLIVGNRKNDETKKKKKSNFIFSNISKKNYCYETNKNNLIFLHFAGNESETQQRLRDKSQGIGAGIGAGVSAGMSTGTNAGMNTGTNTTYKFYKKITNKNSNKVQKSFQSVNAAVRNKNKRKNYYLSDNEGVKNNFQVKNKKINISNNYSTNSKQYLGNFSSNMYYVRTDNKISLNEEVTHHKQSGFNVSNNTNSNDNSNNNDNSNSNDNNNNNYNNSNDNNNNNNNNNNYNNNNNNNNNNNNNNYNNNNNNNNSKNNNNNNNINSSNYNRSRDAFSNRGNRYNANYHMNSPAKVNLAYTHKIYKNRSCIYINKYVKYNRIQHRVIENTNIPVQENKKNYCIDNNNYVKSNDDTNFQSNHVSSCNNDASSINNSNNGYVHYDGSTECNLTNNKVDFNSACDVNKIQSSVHYVGKNFNMRKGQIRALYSNTTKDVNENSDMCANLGSYDSSNFGINNSEKYNDNNNRGNSKGRNRSSHKSSNRSYYLNKNSKFRNNFTLYNLSNKNEEGGGILDYSKKLSPSAKGKGTQLLGKKSKNLYKKTKTKTKTKKKKRKEDGLLLSYFEKLISVLCDKVEDILSVSDKECIRLIKEIIELLENMKRLIGLLDDCSVHFSIFGIILNVYSYLCVKLFTQNDTLKIINLKCFVLMFEILVKLKRNTFNLSYVFFLYINYLKNNINGIDILKKKNVKYKIKIANNDEKIFVKLLNSFLSLFAYCSESQHNLVRIESVKSFCYILKVLYEEKKEKEVGEGRYKNTGEENNDKINNHTYEELRDGKKDERRASSKSFFVFSKNLIVDCLVSKKGNFMRGFTKSKMVYLQKYNFHFFNRNYVYMQFRTNNSKEETDGKEGKDIVHEEAPMLTHNNVNEDFVPKKENINMFKRNVSESNKQIGKYDIHESRKEEDFILSNEPFSDNENEDKEKKRKNCVLLTNFETIFNSEPNSGWLANKIDDEDENILLFIFKIFEIFIDIYQDKEVCEIIQKSIVFFLNHVNLNIFSYVTYLIIKISYIIPINRIFFNKYISVLLKNLNKERRKYIFLMFSYSMYDKNGINVVLNLLCNLCLYNFNFKTNTHLLYYEFDANNNLKNNMDEYNIHPTMQHNKEEIYGEAQDYNNINEHEVYIVDNIIYNNEEWCYIYAVMIILSFRYSSLTYSFFFNKFRKNYIQNCNTFPPYFNLFEWSYKFFYYISNESLNSSFEKKFRLNPNSINVISSLKENLAYDSHAIINTDTRMNVNDGKKENIELNIIRYTDNNYNYRDNNETFTHKEEISLELLFFQTYAFLEFPHCVKLNISHNESIFCYVYILSLLNLFFNKKINFFGENCFFFKKNIWQLLHDQTNLKTNHFLEYLIIYKDINFFYMNTSNDLTGLLNRLDDISSDYYNRRIAKKQAYDGTSTIVKSVVEKLKKLNGNANNVCGEACEEVGEKAGEKAGEKVGNKDVGEKLGDEAVEEAGEKQGGEGKKYEENLKYDKQLNIIEKEEETRRILYFTQSYMKYSEKLSDMLNENIVINMLFLAFLREGVDHNKKYFLHYKKFIRKYLSELTSFRVIHKQIILKDFYDIPINNILLKNIFSEQHISTRKSSHNSNMGKSVILHNEYKGKLYDDLIAYLSDIDKKRKPIYENLLKRDSGRKCNLIDIIIDKSNAINSVNNLEFSGMWNVNSGMRKYLCSSNGKEDEQDKEQEEGKGYNKFRDDGTSTDDDNSLFAYKFGKSRTNNEICDMDQDNNFNKFYKNRTHLIDCVSRKIPKMVLYLLKKNVQFNFVKAKIKIQRTEKDNTLKIREKVVNFKNKFSEYFYHKKVINLNHKINRNLIEIYYLFNKNYFFSENISQIFRFILNKIYDEDDILFNTLREHFCNFSNNNEKELNNFKDKKDVYFFNSLLRNGRGRKKVKIINGTEHFQHLIVGFDELFAKRGNKNNDDTHSINILINKILKLILKHLKNKDFINYNKCVNFPFLFLSFFYVQIKLSFEIDNYEFFEKYVEEDFKKMLFFLPDHITYFFSNLFLYIEYEDMLIINSEEVNTESSNKLKKSEINKNKFYPNSSSNNNMLLTYNFMVEHILSEDYSLKHLKSLSKTNKKETKNSLFAKRKKSKAANHNVKNDSDMELDEKYLKKYIVEEEEGGGKMKKKKKKENTKPFRKINKSYYHKIHIHEWKIKNCRDVGNTVDNSTTPFFKNIINIEFKKNVKINFDYSSTLPVKCKVNFCYYNFMNNILYFFPLARTKHIYVHPSRQ, via the coding sequence atgaaaaaaaaattgaaaagggaaaaaataaaaggtaaTGTTAACAGtattgtaaataataatttaatagtgggaaataggaaaaatgatgaaacaaaaaaaaaaaaaaaaagtaatttcattttcagcaatatatcaaaaaaaaactacTGTTATGAAaccaataaaaataatttaatttttctacatTTCGCAGGGAATGAAAGCGAGACACAGCAGAGGTTAAGAGATAAGTCACAAGGAATAGGCGCGGGAATAGGTGCAGGTGTAAGTGCTGGTATGAGCACAGGGACAAACGCGGGTATGAACACGGGGACAAATACAACATACAagttttacaaaaaaataacaaataaaaattcaaataaagTACAAAAAAGTTTTCAGAGTGTTAACGCAGCggtaagaaataaaaataaaaggaagaaTTATTACTTGTCAGATAATGAAGgggtaaaaaataattttcaagtcaaaaataaaaaaataaatattagcAATAATTATAGTACTAATAGCAAGCAGTACTTGGGTAATTTCAGttcaaatatgtattatgttaGGACAGATAACaaaatttctttaaatgAGGAAGTAACCCACCATAAACAAAGCGGTTTCAACGTCAGTAATAATACCAATAGCAATGACAATAGTAACAACAATGACAATAGTAACAGCaatgataacaataacaacaattACAATAACAGCaatgataacaataacaataataacaacaataacaattacaacaataacaataacaacaataacaataacaataacaacaattacaacaataacaataacaacaataacagtaaaaacaataacaacaataacaatatcAACAGCAGTAATTATAACCGCAGTAGGGACGCCTTTAGTAATAGAGGCAATAGGTATAACGCGAATTACCACATGAACTCACCAGCTAAGGTAAACCTAGCGTACAcgcataaaatatataaaaatagaagctgcatttacattaataaatatgtgaaatataatagaatTCAGCATAGGGTAAttgaaaatacaaatattccAGTtcaggaaaataaaaaaaattattgcatTGATAATAACAATTATGTTAAAAGCAATGATGATACCAACTTCCAGAGTAATCATGTATCATCATGCAATAATGATGCTAGCAGTAtaaataacagtaacaatgGATATGTTCATTATGATGGGAGTACAGAGTGTAACCTTACTAACAACAAGGTGGATTTTAATAGTGCATGTGACGTGAACAAGATTCAGAGTAGTGTTCATTATGTAGGTAAGAATTTTAATATGAGAAAGGGACAGATACGTGCTTTGTACAGTAATACTACAAAGGACGTTAATGAAAACTCGGACATGTGTGCAAATTTAGGTAGTTATGATAGCAGCAATTTTGGTATAAACAATAGCGAAAAATACAATGACAACAACAATAGGGGCAATAGTAAGGGTCGAAATAGGAGCAGCCATAAGAGCAGCAATAGGAGCTACTATCTGaacaaaaatagtaaattcAGAAACAACTTTACCCTGTATAACCTGTCAAACAAAAACGAGGAGGGGGGAGGGATTTTAGATTACTCCAAAAAATTATCCCCCAGTGCAAAAGGTAAAGGTACACAACTACTGGGTAAAAAAAGCAAGAATTTGTATAAGAAGACTAAGACAAAGACAAAAacgaagaagaagaaaagaaaagaagatgGTTTACTGTTAAGTTACTTTGAAAAATTGATAAGTGTTTTATGTGATAAAGTAGAAGATATATTATCCGTTAGTGACAAAGAGTGCATTcgtttaataaaagaaattatagaaCTACTTGAGAATATGAAAAGATTGATAGGGTTATTAGACGATTGTAGTGTTCACTTTAGCATATTtggaattatattaaatgtatattccTATTTATGCGTAAAATTGTTTACACAAAATGacactttaaaaataattaatttaaaatgttttgtaTTGATGTTTGAAATATTGGTCAAATTGAAAAGAAATACCTTTAATTTATCttacgttttttttttatatataaattatttaaaaaataatataaatggaattgatatattaaagaaaaaaaatgtaaaatataaaataaaaatagcaaataatgatgaaaagaTATTTGTCAAATtgttaaattcttttttaagtcTATTTGCTTACTGTTCTGAGAGTCAACATAATTTAGTACGAATTGAATCAGTCAAATCGTTTTGTTACATTCTGAAAGTGTTGTATGAggagaaaaaggaaaaagaggTAGGGGAAGGACGATATAAAAACACAGGAGAGGAAAATAacgataaaataaacaatcaTACATATGAGGAACTTCGTGATGGAAAAAAGGACGAAAGAAGAGCTAGCAGCAAATCCTTTTTTGTGTTTAGTAAAAACTTAATTGTAGATTGTTTAGTCAGCAAAAAAGGAAACTTCATGAGAGGATTTACAAAAAGCAAGATggtatatttacaaaaatataacttccatttttttaatcgAAATTATGTGTACATGCAATTTCGCACAAATAATAGTAAGGAAGAGACAGATGGAAAAGAGGGAAAGGACATAGTACATGAAGAAGCCCCTATGTTAACACATAACAATGTAAATGAAGATTTTGTaccaaaaaaagaaaacatcaATATGTTCAAACGAAATGTAAGTGAATCTAATAAACAGATTGGTAAATATGATATACATGAGAGTAGGAAAGAAGAAGACTTCATTTTATCAAATGAACCATTTAGTGATAACGAAAATGaagataaggaaaaaaaaaggaaaaattgtGTATTACTAACAAATTTTGAAACTATATTTAATAGTGAGCCTAATAGTGGTTGGTTAGCTAATAAAATAGATGATGaagatgaaaatatattactttttatatttaaaattttcgaaatatttattgatatatatcaGGATAAAGAAGTTTGcgaaataatacaaaaaagtattgttttttttctaaatcaTGTTAAccttaatatatttagttatgtaacatatttaattatcaaaatttcttatataatccctataaatagaattttttttaataaatatatttcagttcttttgaaaaatttgaataaagaaagacgtaaatatatatttcttatgttTTCTTATAGTATGTATGATAAGAATGGTATTAACGttgttttaaatttgttatgcaatttatgtttatacaattttaattttaagacGAACACACATCTATTGTACTATGAATTTGatgcaaataataatttaaaaaataatatggacGAATATAACATCCATCCAACCATGCAAcataataaagaagaaatatatgGTGAAGCACAAgattacaataatattaatgagCACGAAGTTTATATAGtggataatattatttataataacgAGGAATggtgttatatatatgctgtAATGATTATTCTATCATTTAGGTACTCCAGTTTGacttattcctttttttttaataaatttcgaaaaaattatattcaaaattgTAATACTTTTCCTCCTTACTTTAATTTGTTTGAATGgtcttataaatttttttattacatttcgAATGAGTCTTTGAATTCttcttttgaaaaaaaatttcgacTTAATCCGAATTCTATAAATGTTATAAGTAGTTTGAAAGAAAATTTGGCATATGACTCACATGCAATTATTAATACAGATACTAGGATGAACGTGAAtgatggaaaaaaagaaaacatagaGCTAAATATAATTCGATATACTgacaataattataattatagaGACAACAATGAAACATTTACAcataaagaagaaatttcACTAGAGTTGCTGTTCTTTCAGACATACGCATTTTTGGAATTTCCGCATTgtgttaaattaaatataagcCATAATGAAAGTATTTTTtgctatgtatatattttgtccttattaaatttattttttaataaaaaaataaatttttttggtgaaaactgttttttttttaagaaaaatatatggcaATTACTACACGATCAAACGAACTTAAAGACAAATCATTTTTTAGAGTAcctaattatatataaagatattaattttttttatatgaacacTAGTAATGACTTGACAGGATTGCTGAACCGTTTAGATGATATATCTTCGGATTATTACAACAGAAGGATTGCTAAGAAGCAGGCTTATGATGGGACCTCGACAATAGTGAAAAGTGTAGTTGAAAAGTTGAAGAAGTTGAATGGAAATGCCAACAACGTGTGTGGAGAAGCGTGTGAAGAAGTTGGAGAAAAAGCGGGCGAAAAAGCGGGCGAAAAGGTTGGTAATAAAGATGTTGGTGAAAAACTGGGCGATGAAGCTGTGGAAGAAGCGGGGGAAAAACAAGGTggtgaaggaaaaaaatatgaggagaatttaaaatatgataagCAATTGAAtattatagaaaaagaagaagagacCAGACGCATACTATATTTCACACAGtcttatatgaaatattctGAAAAATTGAGTGATatgttaaatgaaaatattgtcattaatatgctttttttaGCATTTTTAAGAGAAGGTGTtgatcataataaaaaatattttttacactataaaaaatttattcgaAAATATTTAAGTGAACTAACTTCTTTTCGAGTAATACATAAACAGATAATTTTGAAAGATTTTTATGATATAcctataaataatatacttttgaaaaacattttttcagAACAGCATATTAGTACAAGAAAAAGCTCACATAATAGTAATATGGGGAAATCAGTTATTTTGCATAATGAGTATAAGGGGAAATTATATGATGATTTAATTGCATACTTATCAGATATAGATAAGAAGAGGAAACCTATTTATGAGAATTTATTGAAGAGGGATAGTGGAAGAAAGTGTAATTTGATTGATATAATTATTGATAAGTCTAACGCAATAAACTCTGTTAATAACCTAGAGTTCAGTGGAATGTGGAATGTGAATAGTGGCATGAGGAAATATTTATGCAGTTCAAACGGGAAAGAAGACGAGCAAGATAAAGAGCAAGAAGAAGGAAAAGGGTATAACAAATTTCGAGACGATGGAACAAGCACGGATGATGATAATTCATTGTTTGCATATAAATTTGGTAAAAGTAGGACAAATAACGAAATTTGTGATATGGATCaagataataattttaataaattttataaaaatcgCACACATTTGATCGATTGTGTAAGTAGGAAAATACCGAAAAtggttttatatttacttaaaaaaaatgtacagtTTAATTTTGTGAAAGCCaagataaaaatacaaaggacagaaaaagataatacaTTGAAAATTAGAGAAAAAGTTGtaaactttaaaaataaattttcagaatatttttatcataaaaaagttattaacttaaatcataaaataaatagaaatctgattgaaatatattatttatttaataaaaattattttttctcagAAAATATATCTCAAATTTTCCGCTTTATTTTGAACAAAATTTATGATGAAgatgatattttatttaacacGTTAAGAGAACATTTTTGTAACTTTTcgaataataatgaaaaagaattaaataattttaaggataaaaaggatgtttatttttttaacagtCTTCTTCGTAATGGTAGAGGTAGGAAGAaggtaaaaattataaatggtACGGAACATTTCCAGCATTTAATAGTTGGTTTTGATGAACTGTTTGCAAAGcgaggaaataaaaataatgatgatacACATTCaattaacattttaataaataagatattaaagcttattttaaaacatttaaaaaataaagactttataaattataataaatgtgtaaattttccttttttattcttgtcctttttttatgtacaaataaaGTTATCATTTGAAATTgataattatgaattttttgaaaaatatgttgAAGAggactttaaaaaaatgttgttttttttgcCAGATCATATAAcctatttttttagtaatttatttttgtatattgaATATGAAGAtatgttaattataaatagtGAAGAAGTGAACACAGAGAgttcaaataaattaaagaagagcgaaataaataagaacaaaTTCTACCCTAATAGTAGTAGCAATAATAACATGCTGTTAACGTACAATTTTATGGTTGAACATATTCTGTCTGAAGATTATTCCTTGAAACACTTAAAAAGTTTAAgtaaaacaaacaaaaaagaaacaaaaaattctttatttgcaaaaaggaaaaaatcgAAAGCAGCAAACCATAACGTGAAGAATGATTCGGATATGGAGTTGGATGaaaagtatttaaaaaagtacattGTTGAAGAGGAGGAAGGAGgaggaaaaatgaagaaaaaaaaaaaaaaggaaaacacaaaaccatttagaaaaataaataaatcataTTATCATAAGATACATATCCAtgaatggaaaataaaaaactgcAGAGATGTAGGTAATACAGTGGATAATTCTACAacacctttttttaaaaacattataaatattgaatttaaaaagaatgttaaaattaattttgatTACTCTTCAACTTTACCTGTTAAATGCAAagttaatttttgttattataattttatgaataacatattatatttttttcctctgGCCCGgacaaaacatatatatgttcatccATCACGACAATAA